A single Cucumis melo cultivar AY chromosome 4, USDA_Cmelo_AY_1.0, whole genome shotgun sequence DNA region contains:
- the LOC103486799 gene encoding DNA-directed RNA polymerase I subunit 1 — translation MAQTTEGASESVKVVTFSFMTNAEVRKHSAVKVTAPILLDGMGRPVSGGLYDPAMGSLDETTLCKSCGQRPFYCPGHCGHIDLVSPVYNPLLFVTLHNFLRCTCFSCHHFRAGEFMVEKCKTLLELILDGEVAKAKELEDEWLDSTSRTKSSHAMYTYERKNVQPKMWTSLQFSEAMSVVNRFLKPKQSNCKYCGAKNPKITKPTFGWLHSKGLTGAHKRANAIRRSKPVSVSSGAEGVSSLEEETTTEATVEDSEDVSPEIFMQKNFSSGHLLPSEVKDILKRLWKNEALLCSFISDISQQGNGNKAGHSMFFLESVLVPPIKFRPPAKGGDSIMEHPQTVLLNKVLQSNISLGNGHANKLEHSRIVRLWMDLQQSINILFDSKTAAGPGKKDASLGICQLLEKKEGMFRQKMMGKRVNFACRSVISPDPYLAVNEIGIPPYFALRLTYPERVTAWNVQKLRNAIINGPETHPGATHYIDKLATVKLNLKPSRKSRISISRKLPSSRGVVVDQGCDDYEFEGKIVNRHLQDGDIVLVNRQPTLHKPSIMAHVVRVLKGEKTIRMHYANCSTYNADFDGDEMNVHFPQDEISRAEAYNIVNANNQYVKPTSGEPIRALIQDHIISAVLLTKKDTFLNFDEFSQLLYSSGISTSKACASSEKPGQKIFTLDFDAEMLPVLPAVWKPEPLWTGKQVVTALLDHITQGSPPFCVEKDVKIPRGFFKCRDMGNNSSKVKMVDGDKSKRKRTMNENKLEKGEVLDEGNSKKKEYAKVDKLKAARLDDDSLLIFKNELVRGVIDKAQFGDYGLVHTVQELYGSSTAGLLLSVMSRLFTVFLQTHGFTCGVDDLLLIECMDKEREKQLQICEKIGEQVHLGFLKVKDGEKLDPLTLQLNIEKTISNNGEAALTSLDRKMTSQLNERTGNSKVLKDLLSEGLLKPSVKNCISLMTTSGAKGGTANFQQISSHLGQQQLEGKRVPRMVSGKTLPCFPPWDWASRAGGFIVDRFLTGLRPQEYYFHCMAGREGLVDTAVKTSRSGYLQRCLIKNLEALKICYDHTVRDADGSVIQFQYGEDGVDVHKTAFITKFEALAANQDMLYQKSHHQLGKYNVFINELPSALREKAEFIYNSLWKDKVPGLVVKEDFIRLLENKYLSSLAQPGEPVGVLAAQSIGEPSTQMTLNTFHHAGRGEMNVTLGIPRLQEILMTASQDIKTPIMTCPLKEGYSMDVAKGLANKLKKITVADIIESMNVTVVPFSQRKLEICSIYKLRIDFYPLDNNAQHGHISPEDLENTLEIVFLEELEALIEREMVLLSKINGIKNFVPDSQSKVSSEGDEVSGSQQEEKDDDDDDLGNDLDVAEDLGSDMKKQKLQATDEMDYEDDSEDDLNAKEPSTGFESEVDQGDEAEITNNEIEIVKVSASENEPEIVDISKSESKEKTTETSEKKKKVKSEFNRKDTDRSIFVEAKENHFEVHFKFTNEPHILLSQIAQRAAQKVSIQRSGKIIQCQQITCKEGQVIYHGNNLKERKNLKPEEKEKIPALQTSGVDFKTLWEMQDELDVRYIYSNDIHAMLQTYGVEAARATIIREIQNIFTSYGISVNIRHLSLVADYMTHSGGYRPMSRLGGISDSISPFSRMTFETAGKFIVQAALHGEVDNLETPSSRICLGLPVRMGTGSFDLMQQIEV, via the exons ATGGCTCAGACCACAGAG GGTGCGTCCGAGTCAGTGAAGGTGGTCACCTTCAGCTTCATGACTAATGCAGAGGTTCGTAAACACAGTGCTGTAAAAGTTACTGCACCCATATTATTAGATGGTATGGGCAGACCCGTATCTGGTGGACTCTACGATCCCGCAATGGGTTCTTTAGATGAGACAACACT TTGCAAATCTTGCGGACAAAGGCCTTTCTACTGCCCTGGTCATTGTGGTCACATTGACCTTGTTTCACCTGTTTATAATCCCTTGCTATTTGTTACTCTCCATAATTTTCTTCGATGTACTTGTTTCTCTTGCCACCATTTTCGGGCTGGTGAATTCATG GTTGAAAAATGTAAAACTCTACTGGAGCTTATTTTGGATGGTGAAGTTGCCAAGGCTAAAGAGTTGGAGGACGAGTGGCTGGATTCAACGTCGCGAACTAAGTCTTCACATGCAATGTATACCTATGAAAGGAAGAACGTGCAACCAAAAATGTGGACTTCTCTTCAATTTTCTGAAGCCATGTCAGTTGTGAATAGATTTTTGAAGCCCAAACAGAGTAATTGCAAATATTGTGGAGCTAAAAATCCCAAGATTACTAAACCTACTTTTGGTTGGCTTCACTCG AAGGGCTTGACAGGTGCCCATAAAAGGGCCAATGCCATTAGACGTAGCAAGCCTGTGAGTGTAAGTAGTGGAGCTGAAGGAGTATCCTCGCTTGAGGAGGAGACTACAACCGAGGCAACTGTAGAAGATTCTGAGGATGTTTCCCCTGAAATTTTCATGCAAAAGAACTTCTCCTCAGGACATTTGCTGCCATCTGAG GTTAAAGACATCCTGAAGCGTCTGTGGAAAAATGAAGCTTTGCTTTGTTCCTTTATTAGTGATATCAGTCAGCAGggaaatggaaataaagcaggCCATTCCATGTTTTTCTTAGAGTCTGTTCTAGTCCCTCCAATTAAGTTCCGCCCCCCTGCCAAAGGAGGTGATTCT ATAATGGAGCATCCTCAAACTGTTTTACTGAACAAGGTGCTACAGTCCAATATATCATTAGGAAATGGTCATGCCAACAAATTGGAACACTCGAGGATAGTGAGGCTATGGATGGATCTTCAACAatctatcaatattttatttgatagcAAAACTGCAGCTG GTCCTGGTAAAAAAGATGCTTCTTTGGGAATATGTCAGCTATTAGAGAAGAAGGAAGGCATGTTTCGTCAAAAGATGATGGGAAAGAGGGTTAACTTTGCATGCCGATCTGTCATTTCACCAGATCCATACTTAGCAGTTAATGAAATTGGAATTCCTCCTTATTTTGCATTGAGATTAACCTATCCAGAG AGAGTTACGGCTTGGAATGTTCAGAAGTTACGAAATGCTATAATCAATGGTCCTGAAACCCATCCAGGAGCCACACATTACATTGATAAGTTAGCGACAGTAAAGTTGAACTTGAAACCAAGTCGGAAGTCACGCATTTCTATCTCGAGGAAATTGCCATCCTCTCGTGGTGTGGTTGTGGATCAAGGTTGTgatgattatgaatttgaagGGAAAATTGTGAATCGTCATCTACAAGATGGAGATATTGTTCTTGTGAATCGCCAG CCGACACTTCACAAGCCAAGTATAATGGCTCACGTTGTTCGTGTCTTGAAGGGTGAGAAAACAATTCGTATGCACTATGCAAATTGCAG TACTTATAATGCTGATTTTGATGGTGATGAAATGAACGTTCATTTTCCTCAAGATGAAATTTCTCGTGCTGAAGCTTATAACATTGTGAATGCAAATAACCAATATGTCAAACCCACCAGCGGTGAACCCATCAGAGCCTTAATTCAG GACCACATTATAAGTGCTGTACTTCTCACGAAGAAGGatacttttttaaattttgatgaGTTTAGCCAGCTTCTCTATAGTTCTGGCATTTCAACGTCAAAAGCATGTGCTTCTTCAGAGAAGCCTGGGCAAAAGATTTTCACTCTAGATTTTGATGCTGAGATGCTACCTGTTCTTCCTGCAGTGTGGAAACCAGAGCCTCTTTGGACAGGAAAACAG GTTGTCACAGCCTTATTGGATCATATCACTCAAGGCTCCCCACCATTTTGTGTGGAAAAAGATGTGAAGATTCCACGCGGTTTTTTTAAGTGCAGAGATATGGGAAATAATTCTTCCAAAGTTAAAATGGTTGATGGTGATAAATcaaagagaaaaagaactaTGAATGAAAATAAGTTGGAAAAAGGTGAAGTTCTTGATGAAGGGAATTCAAAGAAAAAGGAGTATGCGAAAGTTGATAAATTGAAGGCAGCCCGTTTGGATGATGATAGCTtactaatatttaaaaatgaattgGTACGCGGTGTCATAGATAAGGCCCAATTTGGTGATTATGGCTTAGTGCACACCGTACAGGAGCTTTATGGTTCAAGTACCGCTGGCCTGTTGCTTTCTGTGATGAGTCGTTTGTTCACTGTTTTCCTTCAG ACACATGGGTTTACATGTGGAGTAGATGATCTTTTGCTGATAGAATGCATGGACAAGGAGAGAGAGAAGCAGCTTCAAATCTGCGAGAAAATTGGTGAACAGGTGCATCTTGGATTTCTTAAGGTCAAGGATGGAGAAAAATTAG ACCCACTGACATTGCAGCTTAATATTGAGAAAACTATTTCCAATAATGGAGAAGCTGCACTAACATCACTGGATAGAAAAATGACCAGTCAACTTAATGAAAGGACTGGAAACTCGAAGGTCCTCAAGGATTTGTTGTCTGAAGGTTTGCTAAAACCCTCTGTAAAGAACTGCATTTCTCTGATGACGACTTCTGGGGCTAAAGGTGGTACG GCTAATTTTCAACAAATATCTTCACATTTAGGCCAGCAACAGTTAGAAGGTAAACGAGTTCCCAGAATGGTCTCAGGAAAGACCTTACCCTGCTTTCCACCTTGGGATTGGGCATCACGAGCTGGAGGGTTCATTGTTGACCGCTTTCTTACTGGTCTTCGACCTCAAGAATATTACTTCCATTGCATGGCTGGCCGTGAAGG GTTGGTTGATACAGCAGTTAAGACATCTCGCAGTGGATATCTACAAAGATGCCTGATAAAAAATTTGGAGGCTTTGAAAATTTGTTATGATCACACTGTCCGTGATGCTGATGGCTCCGTGATTCAATTCCAATATGGCGAGGATGGTGTAGATGTCCATAAAACAGCCTTTATTACAAAATTTGAAGCACTTGCAGCT AACCAAGACATGCTTTACCAAAAAAGTCATCATCAACTTGGCAAGTATAATGTATTCATCAATGAGTTGCCTTCAGCTCTTCGAGAGAAAGCAGAGTTCATATATAATTCACTCTGGAAGGATAAGGTTCCTGGTCTGGTGGTAAAAGAAGACTTCATCAGACTGTTGGAAAACAAGTACCTATCAAGTCTGGCACAACCTGGAGAACCAGTTGGCGTACTTGCTGCACAGTCTATTGGAGAGCCATCAACACAGATGAC GTTGAACACATTTCATCATGCTGGGCGTGGTGAGATGAATGTAACCCTTGGAATCCCTCGGCTTCAGGAGATCTTGATGACTGCTTCACAAGATATTAAGACACCTATTATGACATGCCCATTAAAAGAGGGCTACTCAAT GGATGTTGCAAAGGGTCTTGCTAACAAGCTGAAGAAGATTACAGTGGCTGACATAATAGAGAGTATGAATGTAACAGTTGTGCCATTTTCTCAAAGGAAGCTAGagatatgcagtatttacaagCTTCGAATTGATTTTTATCCACTTGACAATAATGCACAACATGGTCATATATCTCCTGAAGATTTGGAAAACACATTAGAAATTGTGTTTCTTGAGGAGTTGGAAGCATTGATTGAAAGGGAAATGGTTTTGCTTTCAAAAATTAATGGTATAAAAAATTTTGTTCCCGATTCACAATCAAAGGTTTCAAGTGAAGGAGATGAAGTAAGCGGTTCACAACAGGAAGAAaaggatgatgatgatgatgatcttGGTAATGACTTAGATGTTGCTGAAGATCTTGGTTCCGacatgaaaaaacaaaaacttcaaGCTACTGATGAGATGGATTATGAAGATGATTCAGAAGATGATCTTAATGCTAAAGAACCATCAACAGGATTTGAAAGTGAAGTTGATCAAGGTGATGAAGCTGAAATAACCAATAATGAGATTGAAATTGTGAAAGTCAGTGCATCTGAGAATGAGCCTGAGATAGTAGATATCTCAAAGTCCGAGTCGAAAGAGAAAACAACCGAAACAtcggaaaagaagaagaaagttaaATCAGAGTTCAACAGAAAGGACACTGATAGATCAATTTTTGTAGAAGCTAAGGAAAATCATTTTGAGGTTCATTTTAAGTTTACGAATGAACCTCATATTTTACTGAGCCAG ATCGCTCAAAGAGCTGCCCAAAAGGTGTCAATTCAAAGATCAGGCAAAATCATCCAATGTcaacaaattacatgcaaggaAGGTCAGGTAATATACCATGGGAACAAtctcaaagaaagaaagaatctCAAACccgaagaaaaggaaaaaattccTGCACTACAAACCAGTGGAGTTGACTTCAAGACGCTCTGGGAGATGCAAGATGAGCTTGATGttagatatatatattccaATGACATCCATGCCATGCTTCAAACATATGGAGTGGAAGCTGCTAGGGCAACCATAATAAGAGAAATTCAAAACATTTTCACCTCATATGGAATATCTGTCAATATTCGACATTTATCTCTTGTTGCTGATTATATGACTCATTCTGGTGGGTACCGACCGATGAGTCGCCTAGGAGGCATATCTGATTCAATATCTCCTTTTAGTAGAATGACTTTTGAGACGGCTGGGAAGTTCATTGTTCAAGCTGCATTACATGGAGAGGTAGACAACTTGGAAACTCCATCTTCTAGGATCTGTCTTGGTTTGCCAGTAAGGATGGGTACAGGTAGCTTTGATTTGATGCAGCAAATTGAAGTCTGA
- the LOC103486798 gene encoding target of rapamycin complex subunit LST8-1, protein MTQPSVILATASYDHTIRFWEAKSGRCYRTIQYPDSQVNRLEITPDKRYLAAAGNPHIRLFDINSNSPQPIMSYDSHTNNVMSVGFQCDGNWMYSGSEDGTVKIWDLRAPGCQREYESRAAVNTVVLHPNQTELISGDQNGNIRVWDLTANSCSCELVPEVDTAVRSLTVMWDGSLVVAANNHGTCYVWRLLRGTQTMTNFEPLHKLQAHKGYILKCLLSPEFCEPHRYLATASSDSTVKIWNVDGFTLEKTLIGHQRWVWDCVFSVDGAYLITASSDTTARLWSMSTGKEMKVYQGHHKATICCALHDGAEPSSG, encoded by the exons ATGACTCAACCATCAGTGATACTTGCAACCGCTAGCTATGATCATACTATTAGGTTTTGGGAGGCCAAAAGTGGTCGCTGTTACCGAACCATACAATATCCTGATTCT CAAGTTAATAGACTGGAGATTACCCCAGACAAAAGATATTTGGCTGCTGCTGGTAATCCTCACATACGGTTGTTTGATATCAATTCAAACAGCCCTCAACCA ATAATGAGTTATGATTCACATACTAACAATGTAATGTCAGTGGGGTTTCAATGTGATGGGAACTGGATGTATTCAGGTTCTGAGGATGGCACAGTAAAAATATGGGATTTAAG GGCTCCTGGTTGTCAGAGAGAGTATGAAAGTCGTGCTGCAGTTAACACCGTTGTTTTACATCCTAATCAG ACTGAACTGATATCTGGAGATCAAAATGGTAATATCCGTGTGTGGGATTTGACTGCAAATTCATGCAGCTGTGAATTG GTGCCAGAAGTGGATACAGCTGTAAGATCTTTGACGGTTATGTGGGATGGGAGCTTGGTAGTTGCAGCAAATAATCATGGCACATGTTACGTCTGGCGCTTGTTACGTGGCACCCAG ACGATGACAAACTTTGAGCCACTTCATAAACTTCAAGCACACAAGGGATACATTCTCAAGTGTCTTCTTTCACCTGAATTCTGTGAACCCCATCG ATACCTTGCCACTGCATCTTCTGACAGCACTGTCAAAATCTGGAACGTCGATGGATTCACATTAGAAAAGACCCTTATAG GACACCAACGCTGGGTGTGGGACTGTGTCTTCTCAGTTGATGGTGCATATCTTATAACAG CTTCTTCTGATACTACGGCAAGACTCTGGTCCATGTCAACTGGCAAAGAGATGAAGGTTTATCAAGGTCATCATAAAGCAACTATTTGTTGTGCCCTTCACGATGGAGCCGAGCCATCGTCGGGTTGA